From Callithrix jacchus isolate 240 chromosome 15, calJac240_pri, whole genome shotgun sequence, one genomic window encodes:
- the LOC144576507 gene encoding uncharacterized protein LOC144576507 isoform X2: protein MPPDGPPGPSICLLLSSLGPERLQLWHEAERGLPGGDALGVLGPDLHLHQEERIEAGLHRCHHPPERGLSGARVPLHPPVTHQRVQVCPGVARARSPSTIHSRWV, encoded by the exons ATGCCTCCCGACGGCCCTCCCGGGCCCAGCATTTGCCTGCTGCTATCCTCTCTTGGCCCAGAACGTCTTCAG CTGTGGCATGAAGCTGAACGTGGACTACCTGGTGGAGATGCTTTGGGAGTACTTGGTCCTGACCTGCATCTACACCAGGAAGAGAGGAT AGAGGCCGGACTTCACAGATGCCATCATCCTCCGGAAAGGGGCCTCAGTGGAGCACGTG TGCCCCTGCATCCACCAGTCACTCACCAGCGAGTTCAAGTATGCCCTGGTGTGG CCAGGGCACGATCACCAAGTACAATCCACAGCAGGTGGGTCTGA
- the LOC144576507 gene encoding uncharacterized protein LOC144576507 isoform X1 — MPPDGPPGPSICLLLSSLGPERLQLWHEAERGLPGGDALGVLGPDLHLHQEERIEAGLHRCHHPPERGLSGARVPLHPPVTHQRVQVCPGVGHDHQVQSTAGGSDPHHGA; from the exons ATGCCTCCCGACGGCCCTCCCGGGCCCAGCATTTGCCTGCTGCTATCCTCTCTTGGCCCAGAACGTCTTCAG CTGTGGCATGAAGCTGAACGTGGACTACCTGGTGGAGATGCTTTGGGAGTACTTGGTCCTGACCTGCATCTACACCAGGAAGAGAGGAT AGAGGCCGGACTTCACAGATGCCATCATCCTCCGGAAAGGGGCCTCAGTGGAGCACGTG TGCCCCTGCATCCACCAGTCACTCACCAGCGAGTTCAAGTATGCCCTGGTGTGG GGCACGATCACCAAGTACAATCCACAGCAGGTGGGTCTGACCCACACCACGGAGCATGA
- the LOC144576507 gene encoding uncharacterized protein LOC144576507 isoform X4 yields MPPDGPPGPSICLLLSSLGPERLQLWHEAERGLPGGDALGVLGPDLHLHQEERIEAGLHRCHHPPERGLSGARGVVFLKLISSWDLYHGSKRHCPSSPL; encoded by the exons ATGCCTCCCGACGGCCCTCCCGGGCCCAGCATTTGCCTGCTGCTATCCTCTCTTGGCCCAGAACGTCTTCAG CTGTGGCATGAAGCTGAACGTGGACTACCTGGTGGAGATGCTTTGGGAGTACTTGGTCCTGACCTGCATCTACACCAGGAAGAGAGGAT AGAGGCCGGACTTCACAGATGCCATCATCCTCCGGAAAGGGGCCTCAGTGGAGCACGTG GTGTTGTTTTCCTCAAGCTGATTTCTTCTTGGGATCTGTATCATGGAAGCAAGAGACACTGTCCCTCTAGCCCCTTATGA